Proteins from a genomic interval of Gordonia sp. SL306:
- the rpsA gene encoding 30S ribosomal protein S1, with amino-acid sequence MSSPTITSPQVAVNDIGSAEDFLAAIDSTIKYFNDGDIVEGTIVKVDRDEVLLDIGYKTEGVIPSRELSIKHDVDPNEVVNVGDEVEALVLTKEDKEGRLILSKKRAQYERAWGTIEELKEKDEAVKGTVIEVVKGGLILDIGLRGFLPASLVEMRRVRDLQPYIGKEIEAKIIELDKNRNNVVLSRRAWLEQTQSEVRSEFLHQLQKGQVRKGVVSSIVNFGAFVDLGGVDGLVHVSELSWKHIDHPSEVVAVGDEVTVEVLDVDLDRERVSLSLKATQEDPWRQFARTHAIGQIVPGKVTKLVPFGAFVRVDEGIEGLVHISELAERHVEVPDQVVAVGDDAMVKVIDIDLERRRISLSLKQANEDYTEEFDPSKYGMADSYDEQGNYIFPEGFDAETNEWLEGFEKQREAWEARYAEAERRHKMHTAQIEKFAAAAAEAEKAPSDYSSASEGRSSASNAPASTGGSLASDEQLAALREKLAGNA; translated from the coding sequence ATGTCGTCCCCCACGATCACCTCGCCGCAAGTAGCCGTCAATGACATCGGCTCGGCCGAGGACTTTCTCGCCGCCATCGACTCCACGATCAAGTACTTCAACGATGGCGACATCGTCGAGGGCACCATCGTCAAGGTCGATCGCGACGAGGTTCTGCTCGACATCGGTTACAAGACCGAAGGCGTCATCCCTTCCCGTGAACTCTCGATCAAGCACGACGTCGACCCCAATGAGGTCGTCAACGTCGGTGACGAGGTCGAGGCACTGGTCCTCACCAAGGAGGACAAAGAAGGCCGCCTGATCCTGTCCAAGAAGCGCGCCCAGTACGAGCGCGCCTGGGGCACCATCGAGGAGCTCAAGGAAAAGGACGAGGCCGTCAAGGGCACCGTCATCGAGGTCGTCAAGGGCGGCCTGATCCTGGACATCGGCCTGCGTGGCTTCCTCCCGGCGTCGCTGGTGGAGATGCGTCGCGTCCGCGACCTCCAGCCCTACATCGGCAAGGAGATCGAGGCCAAGATCATCGAGCTCGACAAGAACCGCAACAACGTGGTGCTGTCGCGCCGCGCATGGCTGGAGCAGACCCAGTCCGAGGTTCGCAGCGAGTTCTTGCACCAGCTGCAGAAGGGCCAGGTCCGCAAGGGCGTCGTGTCCTCGATCGTCAACTTCGGCGCGTTCGTCGATCTCGGCGGCGTCGACGGTCTGGTGCACGTCTCCGAGCTCTCCTGGAAGCACATCGATCACCCGTCCGAGGTCGTCGCCGTGGGCGACGAGGTCACGGTCGAGGTCCTCGACGTCGACCTGGACCGCGAGCGTGTGTCGCTGTCGCTCAAGGCGACCCAGGAAGACCCGTGGCGTCAGTTCGCCCGCACCCACGCGATCGGTCAGATCGTGCCGGGCAAGGTCACCAAGCTGGTTCCGTTCGGTGCGTTCGTCCGCGTCGACGAGGGCATCGAGGGTCTGGTCCACATCTCCGAGCTGGCCGAGCGCCACGTCGAGGTGCCGGATCAGGTTGTCGCCGTCGGTGACGACGCGATGGTCAAGGTCATCGACATCGACCTCGAGCGTCGTCGTATCTCGCTGAGCCTCAAGCAGGCCAACGAGGACTACACCGAGGAGTTCGACCCCTCGAAGTACGGCATGGCCGACAGCTACGACGAGCAGGGCAACTACATCTTCCCGGAGGGCTTCGACGCCGAGACCAACGAATGGCTCGAAGGCTTCGAGAAGCAGCGTGAGGCATGGGAGGCCCGGTACGCCGAGGCCGAGCGTCGCCACAAGATGCACACCGCCCAGATCGAGAAGTTCGCGGCTGCCGCCGCCGAGGCCGAGAAGGCCCCGTCGGACTACTCGTCGGCATCGGAGGGTCGCTCGAGCGCGAGCAACGCTCCGGCCTCGACCGGTGGCTCGCTGGCCAGCGACGAGCAGCTCGCCGCACTGCGCGAGAAGCTTGCGGGTAACGCCTGA
- a CDS encoding 2'-5' RNA ligase family protein: MVHSLELLLDEASDQYIRDEWHTLDSAGLPNQSTIRSGTNRPHVTLAAAKHIAGSADAALTPVSLRLPFTAVIGAPILFAQGSRITLARLVVPSTELLSVHAQTIRLVADHLGDGGAGDIGPAMMPHSAPGRWTPHVTLARRLDPEQLTRALAALDPRATIDGSFVGLRHWDGDAKIEHVVGGRAC, from the coding sequence GTGGTCCATTCTCTCGAGTTGCTCCTCGACGAAGCCTCTGACCAGTACATACGTGACGAATGGCACACGTTGGACAGCGCAGGCCTGCCGAATCAGAGCACCATCCGATCCGGCACCAACCGGCCGCACGTGACGCTCGCGGCCGCGAAGCACATCGCCGGGTCGGCCGACGCGGCCCTGACCCCGGTGAGTCTGCGACTGCCGTTCACCGCCGTCATCGGGGCGCCGATCCTGTTCGCCCAGGGTTCCCGCATCACGCTGGCACGGCTCGTCGTCCCGTCGACCGAACTGCTGTCGGTGCACGCGCAGACGATCCGGTTGGTCGCCGATCACCTGGGCGACGGTGGTGCAGGCGACATCGGGCCGGCGATGATGCCGCACAGCGCGCCCGGGCGCTGGACACCACACGTGACGCTCGCCCGCCGGCTGGATCCGGAACAGCTGACCCGCGCGCTCGCCGCCCTTGACCCCCGAGCCACCATCGACGGCTCGTTCGTGGGGCTACGGCATTGGGACGGTGACGCGAAGATCGAGCACGTTGTGGGCGGACGCGCCTGCTGA
- a CDS encoding class I SAM-dependent methyltransferase yields MTTSAGNVSADEFAERLFSSALATAETMSVYLGDRLGWYSTLVQRGPLTADELAEHSGTNARYAQEWLEMQAAFSILDADLTADPVRFSISPGVAEVLTDRSSLSFLGTVPRMFAASFTHLPELLEAYRTGGGVSWERLGVDARESQAGMNRPWFDRQLAPALAGVEHLHTRLSRPGARIADIGFGGGHSTVALANAYPEATLVGLDIDAESVEMARRTASDAGVTDRVEFLLADGADASTRGPFDVAFAFECLHDMPRPVDVLSAARASLAPGGSMVVMDEAVSDEFTGPADDLDKIMYGFSLFVCLPDSMSSPPSAATGTVMRPSTLTSYAHEAGFTRVDTLPIEDFSFFRFYELVTD; encoded by the coding sequence ATGACCACCTCAGCGGGCAACGTCAGCGCGGATGAGTTCGCGGAACGTCTCTTCTCGTCAGCTCTCGCGACCGCAGAGACGATGAGCGTCTACCTGGGCGACCGGCTGGGTTGGTACTCCACTCTCGTCCAGCGCGGGCCGCTCACCGCCGACGAACTGGCCGAACACAGCGGAACCAACGCCCGCTATGCGCAGGAGTGGTTGGAGATGCAGGCCGCGTTCAGCATTCTCGATGCCGACCTGACCGCCGATCCCGTCCGGTTCTCGATCTCCCCCGGGGTGGCCGAGGTCCTCACCGACCGGTCCAGCCTGTCGTTCCTGGGGACCGTCCCCCGGATGTTCGCGGCGTCATTCACTCATCTGCCCGAACTGCTCGAGGCCTATCGCACCGGCGGCGGCGTCAGCTGGGAGCGGCTCGGCGTGGACGCCCGCGAATCCCAGGCCGGGATGAACCGACCATGGTTCGACCGGCAACTGGCTCCTGCACTTGCCGGTGTCGAGCATCTGCACACCCGGTTGTCGCGGCCGGGTGCCCGGATCGCCGATATCGGGTTCGGTGGCGGCCACTCCACCGTCGCGCTCGCGAATGCGTACCCCGAGGCCACGTTGGTCGGGCTCGACATCGACGCGGAATCGGTGGAGATGGCCAGGCGCACCGCATCCGACGCAGGGGTTACCGACCGGGTGGAGTTCCTGCTCGCCGACGGGGCCGACGCGTCCACCCGGGGCCCGTTCGATGTCGCGTTCGCCTTCGAGTGCCTGCACGACATGCCGCGTCCCGTCGACGTCCTCTCGGCCGCACGTGCCTCGCTCGCGCCCGGCGGCTCGATGGTCGTCATGGACGAAGCGGTGTCCGATGAATTCACCGGCCCTGCAGACGATCTGGACAAGATCATGTACGGGTTCTCGCTGTTCGTGTGCCTGCCCGATTCGATGAGTTCGCCACCTTCGGCTGCGACGGGGACGGTGATGCGCCCGTCGACACTGACGTCGTACGCACACGAGGCGGGCTTCACCCGGGTGGACACCCTCCCGATCGAGGACTTCAGCTTCTTCAGGTTCTACGAACTCGTGACAGACTGA
- a CDS encoding class I SAM-dependent methyltransferase, translating to MIEDDTTQEASVRPPRLLTGVDSTTSDRANRWWWDHDAENYHAEHGDFLGTFATGGDFLWCPEGLREADIGLLGDVVGRDVLEVGCGSAPCARWLAGQGARAVGVDLSRRMLGIGLAAMAADGTHVPLVQATAESLPFADGSFDVVCSAFGAVPFVADSAGVMAEVARVLRPGGRWVFAVNHPMRWMFLDDPGPDGLTVRIPYFDRTPYTEVDDTGAITYVEHHRTVGDRVREIRSAGLLLDDIVEPEWPEGFDKEWGQWSPFRGQYFPGTAIFCCRKP from the coding sequence ATGATCGAGGACGACACCACACAGGAAGCTTCTGTGCGGCCGCCACGGCTGCTGACCGGCGTCGATTCGACGACGAGCGACCGCGCGAATCGGTGGTGGTGGGATCACGATGCCGAGAACTACCACGCCGAACACGGCGATTTCCTGGGGACCTTCGCCACCGGCGGTGATTTCTTGTGGTGCCCCGAGGGCCTCCGCGAGGCCGACATCGGACTGCTCGGTGACGTGGTGGGCCGCGACGTCCTGGAGGTCGGGTGCGGGTCGGCGCCCTGTGCGCGATGGCTGGCGGGTCAGGGTGCCCGCGCCGTCGGGGTCGACCTGTCGCGACGCATGCTCGGCATCGGGCTGGCCGCGATGGCCGCCGACGGCACACACGTTCCGCTCGTCCAGGCGACGGCCGAGTCGCTGCCCTTCGCCGACGGATCGTTCGACGTCGTGTGCTCGGCGTTCGGTGCCGTTCCGTTCGTGGCGGATTCGGCCGGGGTGATGGCCGAGGTCGCCCGCGTCCTGCGCCCTGGCGGGCGGTGGGTGTTCGCCGTCAATCACCCGATGCGCTGGATGTTCCTCGACGACCCGGGGCCGGACGGGTTGACCGTTCGTATCCCCTACTTCGACCGCACGCCGTACACCGAGGTCGACGACACCGGCGCGATCACCTATGTCGAACACCACCGGACCGTTGGCGACCGGGTACGCGAGATCCGTTCCGCCGGTTTGCTTCTCGACGACATCGTGGAACCGGAATGGCCCGAGGGATTCGACAAGGAATGGGGCCAGTGGAGTCCGTTCCGTGGTCAGTACTTCCCGGGAACCGCGATCTTCTGTTGTCGTAAGCCGTAG
- a CDS encoding amino acid ABC transporter ATP-binding protein yields the protein MSVVERPMVQADRVYKNFGSLQVLKGITLEVGRGEVLCLIGPSGSGKSTFLRCVNHLEVVNAGRLYVDGDLIGYQERGDKLHEMSPKDAAKQRRDIGMVFQHFNLFPHRTALENVIEAPTQVKKQSKKDAVERARYLLERVGLSEKADTYPAQLSGGQQQRVAIARALAMDPKLMLFDEPTSALDPELVGEVLGVMRELAATGMTMVVVTHEMGFAREVADQLVFMDAGVVVEQGVPRDVLANPQHERTKGFLSKLL from the coding sequence ATGAGCGTCGTTGAGCGCCCGATGGTGCAGGCCGACCGGGTCTACAAGAACTTCGGTTCGCTGCAGGTCCTCAAGGGCATCACGCTGGAGGTCGGCCGCGGGGAGGTGCTCTGCCTCATCGGTCCGTCCGGCTCCGGGAAGTCGACGTTCCTTCGGTGCGTCAATCATCTCGAGGTCGTCAATGCGGGCAGGCTCTACGTCGACGGGGATCTCATCGGCTATCAGGAGCGCGGGGACAAGCTCCACGAGATGAGTCCGAAGGATGCCGCCAAGCAGCGCCGCGACATCGGCATGGTGTTCCAGCATTTCAACCTGTTCCCGCATCGAACCGCGTTGGAGAACGTGATCGAGGCGCCGACGCAGGTGAAGAAGCAGAGCAAGAAGGACGCCGTCGAGCGGGCGCGATATCTGCTCGAACGGGTGGGTTTGTCGGAGAAGGCCGACACCTACCCGGCGCAGCTGTCGGGCGGACAGCAACAACGCGTCGCGATCGCCCGTGCGTTGGCCATGGATCCCAAGCTCATGCTGTTCGACGAGCCGACCTCGGCGTTGGATCCGGAACTCGTCGGCGAGGTTCTGGGCGTGATGCGCGAGTTGGCCGCCACCGGCATGACGATGGTGGTGGTGACCCACGAGATGGGGTTCGCGCGTGAGGTCGCCGATCAGTTGGTGTTCATGGACGCCGGTGTCGTGGTGGAACAGGGTGTCCCCCGAGACGTGCTGGCCAATCCGCAACACGAGCGGACGAAAGGGTTCTTGTCGAAGCTGTTGTGA
- a CDS encoding amino acid ABC transporter permease has protein sequence MSSPSTGPQPTGADPTDPDPIKAVPLRHPGQWAAAAIVLVLAALFVYGAATNAAYAWDTYAKYLFDTRILSGVWYTLALTVLAMLIAIILGVLLAIMRLSPNPVLRYTAWVYLWVFRGTPVYVQLVFWGLFPSIYKQIDLGIPFVYQFAHFDIQSLNAAFTFAMIGLALNEAAYMAEIVRAGVSSVGEGQSEASVALGMSWAQTMRRTVLPQAMRVIIPPTGNEVISMLKTTSLVAAVPFTGEVYGRARDISGVNFQPIPLLMVASTWYLIVTSVLMVGQYYLERYYSKGASKQMTARQLKAMAAVQNAPIVDGESDERR, from the coding sequence GTGAGCTCTCCGTCCACGGGTCCGCAACCGACCGGGGCCGACCCCACCGATCCGGACCCGATCAAAGCCGTGCCCTTGCGTCATCCCGGTCAGTGGGCCGCCGCGGCCATCGTGCTGGTGCTGGCCGCTCTGTTCGTCTACGGCGCGGCCACCAACGCCGCCTACGCATGGGACACGTATGCCAAGTACCTGTTCGACACCCGCATACTGTCCGGTGTCTGGTACACGCTTGCCCTGACCGTGCTCGCGATGCTCATAGCGATCATCTTGGGTGTCCTGCTCGCGATCATGCGTCTGTCACCGAACCCGGTACTGCGGTACACCGCGTGGGTCTACCTTTGGGTGTTCCGCGGAACACCGGTGTACGTGCAGTTGGTGTTCTGGGGGCTGTTCCCGTCGATCTACAAGCAGATCGACCTGGGGATCCCGTTCGTGTACCAGTTCGCTCACTTCGATATCCAATCGCTCAACGCCGCCTTCACCTTCGCGATGATCGGTCTCGCCCTCAACGAGGCCGCGTACATGGCCGAGATCGTCCGGGCCGGTGTCTCCTCGGTCGGAGAGGGACAGTCGGAGGCATCGGTGGCGTTGGGTATGTCATGGGCGCAGACGATGCGTCGGACCGTGCTGCCCCAGGCGATGCGCGTGATCATCCCGCCCACCGGCAACGAGGTGATCAGCATGCTCAAGACCACCAGCCTCGTGGCGGCCGTGCCGTTCACCGGTGAGGTCTACGGTCGTGCCCGCGATATCTCGGGCGTCAATTTCCAGCCGATCCCACTGCTGATGGTGGCATCGACCTGGTATCTGATCGTGACGAGCGTGTTGATGGTCGGCCAGTACTACCTGGAGCGCTATTACTCGAAGGGGGCGAGCAAACAGATGACGGCCCGGCAGCTGAAAGCCATGGCCGCCGTGCAGAATGCGCCGATCGTGGATGGGGAGAGCGATGAGCGTCGTTGA
- a CDS encoding ABC transporter substrate-binding protein, producing the protein MRFLRSSRLGGVLVALFAVLALALAGCSNNEDSESSGPASSSAKVEATKVQEIADLVPGNIKESGQLIVGVNVPYQPNEFKDSSGNIIGYDVDLMNAIGGVLGLKPVFKEADFDKIIPAVQQGTYNVGMSSFTDSKEREKQVDFVTYYSAGIQWAQQKGGSIDPNNACGKRVAVQSTTVEDTVEVPAKSKACTDAGKPAIQKTKFDSQDEAVNALVLGKVDAMSADSPVTAYAIKRSEGALEPAGGVFESAPYGYPVAKGSPLAGALQKAVQHLIDNGQYKQIAENWGVQSGTIPNAVINGAVS; encoded by the coding sequence ATGCGTTTTCTGCGATCTTCCCGACTGGGTGGAGTGCTGGTGGCACTCTTCGCGGTCCTGGCTCTCGCCTTGGCGGGGTGTTCCAACAACGAGGATTCCGAGTCGTCGGGTCCCGCGTCGTCGTCGGCGAAGGTGGAGGCGACCAAGGTCCAGGAGATCGCCGATCTGGTACCCGGCAACATCAAGGAGTCGGGCCAGCTGATCGTCGGGGTCAACGTGCCGTATCAGCCCAACGAGTTCAAGGACTCCAGCGGCAACATCATCGGCTACGACGTCGATCTCATGAACGCGATCGGTGGGGTGCTCGGGTTGAAGCCGGTGTTCAAGGAGGCCGACTTCGACAAGATCATTCCGGCGGTTCAGCAGGGGACATACAACGTGGGCATGTCGTCGTTCACCGACAGCAAGGAGCGTGAGAAGCAGGTCGACTTCGTCACCTACTACAGCGCGGGTATCCAGTGGGCCCAGCAGAAGGGCGGGTCCATCGACCCGAACAACGCCTGCGGAAAGCGTGTCGCCGTGCAGTCGACCACCGTCGAGGACACCGTCGAGGTCCCGGCCAAGAGCAAGGCCTGCACGGACGCGGGTAAGCCTGCCATCCAGAAGACCAAGTTCGATTCGCAGGATGAGGCGGTCAACGCTCTGGTGCTCGGCAAGGTCGACGCGATGTCGGCGGATTCGCCGGTGACCGCTTACGCGATCAAGCGGTCCGAGGGCGCGCTCGAGCCGGCAGGCGGGGTCTTCGAGTCCGCTCCGTACGGCTACCCGGTGGCCAAGGGATCGCCGTTGGCCGGGGCCCTGCAGAAGGCTGTGCAGCATCTCATCGACAACGGCCAGTACAAGCAGATCGCCGAGAACTGGGGCGTGCAGTCGGGCACCATCCCGAACGCGGTGATCAACGGCGCGGTCAGCTAG
- a CDS encoding isocitrate/isopropylmalate dehydrogenase family protein, with the protein MTRIGVLTGDGIGPEIVPAAITVAQAAAGAEGIGVEWVELPFGRTAIDSHDNPVPDETLCALDDLDVWVMGPHDSASYPTPHAERTPGAVIRTRYELFANLRPARAFRGVRATARDIDVLIIRENTEGLYADRNMFAGSGEFMPTPDVALSVGVITRQASERIARVAFEAACGRSSHVTIVHKANVLRLTTGLFRDVCLQVAADFPDVVVDEQHVDAMAAHLVRRPSDFDVIVTENLFGDILSDLAGELAGSLGLAASVNCSDTKVMAQATHGAAPDIAGRGLANPVAMILSTAMAMRRHGVASSDGGLVAVAGRMEAAVADTLAQSTATADLGGTATTREFTETVVERIRGPGRRPSIR; encoded by the coding sequence ATGACACGCATCGGGGTGTTGACCGGCGACGGCATCGGACCCGAGATCGTACCGGCGGCCATCACGGTTGCCCAGGCTGCGGCCGGTGCCGAGGGCATCGGTGTCGAATGGGTCGAGTTGCCCTTCGGGCGGACCGCGATCGACAGTCACGACAATCCGGTTCCCGACGAGACATTGTGTGCTCTCGACGATCTCGACGTGTGGGTGATGGGGCCGCATGACTCCGCGAGTTATCCCACTCCGCACGCCGAGCGAACTCCCGGCGCGGTGATCCGTACCCGCTACGAGCTGTTCGCCAACCTTCGGCCTGCGCGCGCCTTCCGAGGAGTGCGCGCCACCGCGAGGGACATCGACGTGCTGATCATCAGGGAGAACACCGAAGGGCTCTATGCCGACCGCAACATGTTCGCCGGCAGCGGTGAGTTCATGCCCACTCCCGACGTGGCGCTCTCGGTCGGGGTGATCACGCGACAAGCATCGGAACGGATCGCGCGGGTGGCCTTCGAGGCCGCGTGCGGCCGTTCTTCACACGTGACCATCGTGCACAAGGCAAATGTCCTGCGTCTCACCACCGGACTCTTCCGCGACGTGTGTCTGCAGGTGGCCGCAGACTTCCCCGACGTGGTCGTCGACGAACAGCACGTCGACGCGATGGCCGCCCACCTCGTCCGGCGCCCATCCGATTTCGACGTGATCGTGACCGAGAATCTCTTCGGCGACATCCTGTCTGATCTTGCGGGCGAGTTGGCAGGCTCGCTGGGACTGGCTGCGTCGGTGAACTGTTCGGACACCAAGGTGATGGCACAGGCCACCCATGGCGCGGCCCCCGACATCGCCGGCCGTGGGTTGGCGAACCCCGTCGCGATGATCCTGTCGACGGCGATGGCGATGCGCCGACACGGTGTGGCGTCATCCGATGGTGGGCTCGTCGCGGTGGCGGGGCGGATGGAAGCGGCGGTCGCCGACACCCTCGCGCAGTCGACGGCCACGGCAGATCTCGGCGGCACGGCGACGACCCGTGAGTTCACGGAGACAGTGGTCGAGCGGATCCGAGGCCCGGGGCGTCGACCGAGCATCCGGTAA
- the polA gene encoding DNA polymerase I has product MLLDGHSLAYRAFFALPAENFKTATGQTTNAVYGFTSMLINLLRDEEPTHVAAAFDVSRKTFRSEMFPEYKAQRSKSPDEFNGQVDLTKEVLDALGIPVMAIEGYEADDIIATLATQAEAEGYQVLVVTGDRDSLQLVDDSVTVLYPKKGVSELTRFTPDEVEKKYGLTPTQYPDYAALRGDPSDNLPGIPGVGEKTASKWIREYGSLASLVDHVDEVKGKVGDALRAHLASVQTNRQLTELVRDMQLPAGPDELAMVGWDRDRIHQLFDDLEFRVLRDRLFSTLSSVEPEAESGFDLDGTILGAGEVRAWLQEHTATGRSGVAVTSPRQVVGADATGIAVAAADGTSAYLDVTGLDADDEQALGAWLADTERPKALHEVKWAIHAVRARGWTLAGVTSDTSLAAYLVRPGQRTFNLDDLTLRYLRRELRDDAAPDDGQMSLLDEDAGDAKHAEHQMLEARAVAELADTLDTELEQIDSKPLLTEMELPLLFVLAQLEAAGIAVDVDHFGELESDFAQRIRTAADAAYEVIGEQINLGSPKQLQTVLFDKLDMPKTKKTKTGYTTDADALQSLYEKTEHPFLAHLLEHRDATRLKVTVDGLLKSVADDGRVHTTFNQTVAATGRLSSTEPNLQNIPVRTEAGRQIRKGFIVGADSAGTGYDCLMTADYSQIEMRIMAHLSEDAGLIEAFNTGEDLHNFVGSRAFGVPIDQVTTEMRHRVKAMSYGLAYGLSAFGLAAQLKISRDDAKEQMEAYFARFGGVRDYLHDVVAEARRNEYTATLFGRRRYLPDLNSDNWQRRQSAERMALNAPIQGTAADIIKVAMINVYGRLEREELRSRMLLQVHDELVVEVAAGERDAVEAVVREEMGSAISLSVPLEVSVGFGRSWDDAAH; this is encoded by the coding sequence ATGCTGCTCGACGGGCACTCGTTGGCGTATCGGGCGTTCTTCGCGCTCCCGGCCGAGAACTTCAAGACAGCGACCGGTCAGACCACCAACGCCGTCTACGGCTTCACGTCGATGCTGATCAACCTGCTGCGCGACGAGGAGCCGACCCACGTCGCCGCGGCCTTCGACGTGTCACGCAAGACGTTCCGCTCCGAGATGTTCCCCGAGTACAAGGCCCAGCGCTCCAAGTCGCCGGACGAGTTCAACGGGCAGGTCGATCTCACCAAAGAGGTTCTCGATGCGCTGGGTATCCCGGTGATGGCCATCGAGGGTTACGAGGCCGACGACATCATCGCGACGCTGGCAACCCAGGCCGAGGCCGAGGGCTATCAGGTTCTGGTGGTGACCGGCGACCGTGATTCGCTGCAGCTCGTCGATGATTCGGTCACCGTGCTCTATCCCAAGAAGGGGGTCTCGGAACTGACCCGATTCACCCCGGACGAGGTCGAGAAGAAGTACGGTCTCACCCCCACGCAGTACCCCGACTACGCAGCCCTCCGCGGCGATCCCAGTGACAATCTGCCCGGCATCCCCGGCGTGGGGGAGAAGACCGCGTCGAAGTGGATTCGCGAATACGGATCGCTGGCGTCGCTGGTGGACCATGTCGACGAGGTGAAGGGCAAGGTCGGCGATGCGTTGCGCGCTCACCTGGCCTCGGTGCAGACCAACCGACAACTCACCGAACTCGTCCGTGACATGCAGCTGCCCGCCGGGCCAGACGAGTTGGCGATGGTCGGCTGGGACCGGGACCGTATCCATCAGCTCTTCGACGACCTCGAGTTCCGGGTGCTCCGCGACCGGCTGTTCTCGACATTGAGTTCCGTTGAGCCCGAGGCAGAATCGGGTTTCGACCTCGACGGGACAATTCTCGGTGCAGGCGAGGTCCGCGCATGGCTGCAGGAGCACACCGCAACCGGCCGCAGCGGCGTGGCCGTGACGTCGCCACGTCAGGTGGTGGGCGCCGATGCCACCGGCATCGCCGTCGCCGCCGCCGACGGGACGTCGGCCTACCTGGATGTCACCGGGCTCGACGCCGACGACGAACAAGCCCTGGGGGCGTGGCTCGCGGACACCGAACGGCCCAAGGCGCTGCACGAGGTGAAGTGGGCGATCCACGCGGTCCGGGCGCGCGGGTGGACCCTGGCGGGGGTCACGAGCGACACGTCGCTGGCGGCCTATCTCGTCCGCCCCGGGCAGCGCACGTTCAATCTCGACGACCTCACCCTGCGGTATCTGCGTCGGGAACTCCGCGACGATGCCGCACCCGACGACGGACAGATGTCACTGCTCGACGAGGACGCAGGCGACGCCAAGCATGCCGAGCATCAGATGCTGGAGGCGCGGGCGGTCGCCGAACTCGCCGACACGCTGGACACCGAGCTCGAGCAGATCGATTCGAAGCCACTGCTCACCGAGATGGAGCTGCCGCTCCTGTTCGTGCTCGCTCAGCTCGAGGCGGCGGGGATCGCCGTCGACGTCGACCACTTCGGGGAGCTGGAAAGTGACTTCGCCCAACGCATCCGCACCGCCGCGGACGCCGCGTACGAGGTGATCGGCGAGCAGATCAACCTCGGTTCGCCCAAACAGTTGCAGACGGTGCTGTTCGACAAGCTCGACATGCCGAAGACCAAGAAGACCAAGACCGGCTACACCACCGACGCCGACGCGTTGCAGAGCCTGTACGAGAAGACCGAGCATCCCTTCCTCGCGCATCTGCTCGAGCACCGCGACGCGACCCGACTGAAGGTCACCGTCGACGGCCTCCTCAAATCCGTGGCCGACGACGGACGCGTCCACACGACGTTCAACCAGACCGTCGCCGCGACCGGTCGGCTCTCGTCGACCGAACCCAACCTGCAGAACATCCCGGTGCGGACCGAGGCCGGGCGGCAGATCCGCAAGGGATTCATCGTCGGTGCCGATTCCGCGGGTACCGGCTACGACTGTTTGATGACCGCGGACTACAGCCAGATCGAGATGCGCATCATGGCGCACCTGTCGGAAGACGCGGGACTGATCGAGGCCTTCAACACCGGCGAGGATCTGCACAACTTCGTGGGATCGCGCGCGTTCGGGGTTCCCATCGACCAGGTCACCACAGAGATGCGCCATCGGGTGAAGGCGATGTCGTACGGCCTCGCCTACGGACTCAGCGCCTTCGGCCTCGCCGCACAGTTGAAGATCAGCCGCGACGACGCCAAGGAACAGATGGAGGCCTACTTCGCGCGGTTCGGCGGTGTCCGTGACTACCTTCACGACGTCGTCGCCGAGGCCCGTCGTAACGAGTACACCGCGACGCTGTTCGGCAGGCGTCGGTATCTGCCGGATCTCAACAGCGACAACTGGCAACGCCGTCAATCCGCGGAGCGGATGGCGCTCAACGCTCCCATCCAGGGCACCGCGGCGGACATCATCAAGGTCGCGATGATCAACGTCTACGGACGTCTCGAGCGTGAGGAACTGCGGTCGCGCATGCTCCTGCAGGTCCACGACGAACTGGTCGTCGAGGTCGCCGCAGGCGAACGCGACGCGGTCGAGGCCGTGGTGCGTGAGGAGATGGGCAGCGCAATCAGTCTGTCTGTCCCACTGGAGGTCTCGGTCGGGTTCGGTCGTTCCTGGGACGACGCGGCGCACTGA